One segment of Candidatus Polarisedimenticolaceae bacterium DNA contains the following:
- a CDS encoding aminotransferase class V-fold PLP-dependent enzyme, with amino-acid sequence MSAPFDVDRWRARFPGLARTVNGRPAVFLDGPAGSQVPDSVTAAVARAMTHVNANHGGSFVTSIENDAMVERARRAAAEFVGDPGSGAVVFGANMTTLTFALARALCRTWGPGDEVVVTRLDHDANVTPWVRAAESAGAIVRRVPMRIEDGTLDLDAF; translated from the coding sequence ATGAGCGCCCCCTTCGACGTCGACCGCTGGCGCGCGCGATTCCCCGGACTCGCCCGGACGGTGAACGGCCGACCGGCCGTCTTTCTCGACGGTCCCGCCGGGAGCCAGGTCCCCGATTCCGTGACGGCCGCGGTCGCGCGCGCGATGACGCACGTGAACGCCAATCACGGCGGGTCGTTCGTCACCAGCATCGAGAACGACGCCATGGTCGAACGCGCCCGCCGGGCCGCGGCGGAGTTCGTCGGCGATCCGGGGTCGGGGGCGGTCGTCTTCGGGGCGAACATGACGACCCTCACCTTCGCGCTCGCGCGGGCGCTTTGCCGCACCTGGGGCCCGGGGGACGAGGTCGTCGTCACGCGCCTCGACCACGACGCGAACGTCACTCCGTGGGTGCGCGCGGCGGAATCCGCCGGCGCGATCGTGCGCCGCGTACCGATGCGCATCGAGGACGGCACGCTCGACCTCGACGCCTTCC